From a single Oscarella lobularis chromosome 20, ooOscLobu1.1, whole genome shotgun sequence genomic region:
- the LOC136199141 gene encoding ubiquitin carboxyl-terminal hydrolase 15-like, which translates to MASQASDCVDSPLSQPLSVDDQFETIRNAVNRAEMREGDTWYLIDSRWFKQWKRYVGWDQSSKGNESAFPGPIDNSNILTESGSLKQHLTETFDFVCLNSEALADARQRFL; encoded by the exons ATGGCCAGCCAGGCAAGTGATTGCGTCGACTCGCCGCTGTCACAACCGCTTTCTGTCGACGATcaattcgaaacgattcgaaacGCCGTGAATCGTGCCGAAATGCGCGAAGGCGACACGTG GTATCTCATCGATTCGCGTTGGTTCAAGCAGTGGAAGCGCTACGTCGGCTGGGATCAGTCGTCGAAAGGAAACGAATCGGCGTTTCCTGGTCCCATCGACAATTCGAATATTTTGACTG AATCTGGCTCGCTGAAACAGCATTTGACAGAGACGTTTGACTTTGTTTGTTTAAATTCCGAGGCACTCGCTGATGCACGTCAACGTTTCTTGTAA